A genomic stretch from Shewanella sediminis HAW-EB3 includes:
- a CDS encoding DUF2802 domain-containing protein, whose amino-acid sequence MIGDEILIAALVYVIASLGLAFFQQKQTAKLKAKVDALTVLVKESDRQREAVKRELQELRSGTIGVGKRMLELEKKTSQQDARLDEANQQDPQAKLYTRAMKMVDLGAGVEELIHECELPKAEAELIIRLHGKG is encoded by the coding sequence ATGATCGGTGATGAAATCTTAATCGCAGCATTAGTGTATGTGATTGCGAGTTTAGGCTTGGCATTCTTTCAGCAAAAGCAAACCGCTAAGCTTAAGGCGAAAGTCGATGCTCTGACCGTATTAGTTAAAGAGAGTGATCGGCAGCGAGAAGCGGTAAAGCGTGAGCTTCAAGAGTTAAGAAGCGGTACGATCGGTGTCGGAAAGCGCATGTTAGAGCTTGAAAAGAAAACCTCCCAACAAGATGCCAGACTCGATGAAGCAAACCAACAAGACCCACAGGCCAAGTTGTACACTCGGGCGATGAAAATGGTCGACTTAGGTGCAGGTGTCGAAGAGTTGATTCACGAATGTGAGCTCCCCAAGGCTGAAGCCGAGTTAATCATCAGGCTGCATGGGAAAGGGTAA
- a CDS encoding chemotaxis protein CheW, which produces MTDANKVAVAVNKDDEVLQWVTFRLDNETYGINVMQVQEVLRYTEIAPVPGAPHYVLGIINLRGNVVTVIDTRTRFGLASAEIDDSTRIVIIEAEKQVIGILVDSVAEVVYLRGSEIDNAPNVGTEESAKFIQGVSNRDNELLILVDLDKLLSDEEWMELSQL; this is translated from the coding sequence ATGACAGACGCAAATAAAGTAGCGGTAGCGGTAAATAAAGATGATGAGGTGTTGCAGTGGGTAACCTTCAGACTCGACAATGAAACTTATGGCATTAATGTCATGCAGGTTCAAGAGGTATTAAGATATACCGAAATTGCACCCGTTCCCGGTGCACCACACTATGTATTGGGCATTATCAACCTAAGGGGTAATGTTGTCACAGTCATAGATACGCGCACTCGTTTTGGCTTAGCTTCTGCTGAAATAGACGACTCAACAAGAATTGTGATCATTGAAGCTGAAAAGCAGGTGATTGGTATTCTGGTCGATAGTGTTGCTGAAGTTGTTTATCTTCGTGGTTCAGAGATAGATAATGCACCTAACGTCGGAACAGAGGAAAGTGCCAAGTTTATTCAAGGTGTGAGTAACAGGGATAATGAGTTACTTATCCTTGTAGACCTGGATAAGCTGTTATCTGACGAAGAGTGGATGGAACTGTCCCAACTTTAA
- a CDS encoding chemotaxis protein CheW — MTTSVDETVFDYFSLLLTEVEDESNIQVEALTADIAEQVFPELISDGSSVEALKPEALNQEQVKPDLVNKKAVNIDPLTQESSRPAGNESVTEKPEAIEPPRLQTQLKTQSHNQTHTETQALTKPKIRETDPNLDKLALEQLLAPVFKPEPQIETESIVKLQNQTLAKSKIKTTSVPDKVSVKPKVDVHVENKADIKQKQKQEQELELKTQLGEIPPKVTKDLLETLDDEFQVLFFKVAGLTLAVPLVSLGGIVKIERINHIMGRPAWYKGVQTYRDTQLNVVDTGAWVMPEKYDKALAESVNYQYVVLLEDSNWGLTCESLVNAVRITKSEVNWRSKAGKRPWLAGVVKEQMCGILHVQALIELLNSGLGSQDPVG; from the coding sequence ATGACAACCTCAGTTGATGAAACCGTATTCGATTATTTTTCTCTGCTTCTTACTGAGGTCGAAGATGAGTCAAATATTCAAGTTGAGGCACTAACGGCCGATATTGCTGAACAAGTGTTCCCCGAACTGATTTCAGACGGATCAAGTGTCGAGGCGTTGAAACCAGAAGCTTTAAATCAAGAACAAGTAAAACCAGATCTTGTAAATAAAAAGGCTGTAAATATTGACCCTTTAACGCAAGAGTCATCAAGGCCTGCTGGAAATGAGTCTGTAACTGAAAAGCCAGAAGCGATTGAGCCGCCAAGGCTACAAACACAACTCAAGACTCAATCCCACAATCAGACGCATACAGAGACACAGGCGTTAACGAAACCAAAAATTAGAGAGACCGATCCTAATCTGGATAAGTTGGCTCTGGAGCAACTTTTAGCGCCGGTTTTCAAACCTGAGCCACAGATTGAAACTGAATCAATTGTTAAGCTTCAGAATCAAACGCTTGCGAAATCGAAAATTAAGACGACATCTGTTCCGGATAAAGTCTCTGTTAAGCCTAAAGTCGATGTTCATGTTGAGAACAAGGCCGATATTAAGCAAAAGCAAAAGCAGGAACAGGAATTAGAGTTAAAGACACAATTAGGTGAAATACCACCTAAAGTGACAAAAGATCTGCTTGAAACGCTCGATGATGAGTTTCAGGTACTATTCTTTAAGGTAGCAGGGCTGACATTGGCCGTGCCGTTAGTGAGCCTGGGCGGAATAGTTAAAATTGAACGGATTAATCATATTATGGGCAGACCCGCTTGGTATAAGGGAGTCCAAACATATAGAGATACACAGTTAAATGTTGTCGATACCGGTGCTTGGGTCATGCCTGAAAAGTACGATAAAGCGTTAGCTGAATCCGTAAACTATCAATATGTTGTATTATTAGAAGATAGTAACTGGGGATTGACGTGTGAATCCTTGGTAAATGCAGTAAGAATCACGAAATCTGAGGTCAACTGGCGGAGCAAAGCTGGGAAGCGCCCTTGGTTGGCTGGTGTAGTAAAAGAGCAGATGTGTGGCATATTGCATGTGCAAGCACTCATAGAGTTATTAAATTCAGGTTTAGGTAGTCAGGATCCTGTTGGCTGA
- a CDS encoding ParA family protein → MKIWTIANQKGGVGKTTTVASLAGALAKRGQRVLMIDTDPHASLGYYLGIDSEEVPGSLYDVFLAHKQLTKERVKSHVVSTDVEGIDLLPSTMALATLDRSLGHQGGMGLILQKLLVLVEDDYDVALIDCPPVLGVLMVNALAASQHIIVPVQTEFLAIKGLDRMIKTMILMGRSKKTRYNYTVVPTMYDRRTKAASSALQHLGEKYGDKLWPDVIPVDTKFRDASLAHLPASHYSASSRGAKAYERLLEHLLTGELSHDNLS, encoded by the coding sequence TTGAAGATCTGGACCATAGCAAACCAGAAAGGTGGCGTGGGTAAAACGACTACGGTTGCCAGTTTAGCTGGGGCTCTGGCTAAACGTGGCCAGCGTGTCTTGATGATCGATACCGATCCTCACGCATCACTGGGCTATTACCTTGGCATTGATTCCGAAGAGGTTCCTGGCTCTCTCTATGATGTTTTTTTGGCTCATAAGCAGCTCACTAAAGAGAGAGTGAAAAGCCATGTCGTCTCAACGGATGTCGAGGGGATCGACCTCCTTCCTTCGACTATGGCGCTTGCGACCTTAGATAGGTCTCTCGGTCACCAAGGAGGCATGGGGCTCATACTGCAAAAACTGCTTGTTTTAGTTGAAGATGACTATGATGTCGCACTGATCGATTGTCCACCAGTCTTAGGTGTGTTGATGGTCAATGCGCTTGCGGCAAGTCAGCATATCATTGTGCCTGTTCAAACGGAGTTTCTTGCGATTAAAGGTTTGGACCGAATGATAAAAACCATGATCTTAATGGGGCGGTCTAAGAAAACCAGATATAACTATACTGTTGTTCCTACTATGTATGACAGACGGACAAAGGCGGCATCATCCGCACTGCAGCATCTGGGAGAAAAGTATGGTGACAAACTCTGGCCGGATGTTATTCCGGTTGACACAAAATTCAGAGATGCGAGTTTAGCGCATCTTCCCGCTTCTCATTACTCGGCAAGCAGTCGTGGTGCGAAGGCATATGAAAGGTTGTTAGAACATCTACTGACTGGGGAGCTTTCTCATGACAACCTCAGTTGA
- a CDS encoding protein-glutamate methylesterase/protein-glutamine glutaminase — translation MGIKVLVVDDSSFFRRRVSEIVTKDPELEVIGTASNGLEAVKMAAELKPQVITMDIEMPVMDGISAVREIMGKTPTPILMFSSLTQDGAKATLDALEAGALDFLPKRFEDIATNKDEAILLLQQRIKALGRRRIYRPVTRSTTPTPAKSTKTPASPQLARSVTPAPAPVRGTVVKRASGKKYKLLLIGTSTGGPVALQKILTQLPANYPHPILLIQHMPAAFTPAFASRLNGLCKIQVKEAQNGDQLRPGSAYLAPGGMQMMLERGGAHGRIKIVAGSADMNYKPSVDITFASASKISGRETMAVVLTGMGADGREGARMLKSAGATIWAQDEASCIVYGMPQAVTAAGISSQSIALDDMAEAILRESSHG, via the coding sequence ATGGGCATTAAAGTTCTTGTTGTTGACGATTCCAGTTTTTTTCGTCGAAGGGTAAGTGAAATTGTCACTAAAGATCCAGAGCTAGAGGTAATTGGTACCGCTTCTAATGGTCTGGAAGCCGTAAAAATGGCGGCAGAACTTAAGCCACAAGTGATCACTATGGACATTGAGATGCCCGTAATGGATGGCATCAGTGCCGTCCGTGAAATTATGGGTAAAACACCGACGCCAATTTTGATGTTTTCTTCATTGACTCAAGATGGCGCTAAGGCGACGCTTGACGCGCTAGAAGCTGGGGCACTCGATTTTCTTCCTAAACGCTTCGAAGACATTGCGACCAATAAAGATGAGGCGATTCTCTTACTGCAACAGAGAATTAAGGCACTTGGACGTAGACGAATTTATCGACCTGTAACCCGCTCTACGACACCGACGCCTGCTAAATCGACTAAAACGCCGGCATCTCCTCAGTTAGCCCGTTCGGTGACGCCCGCTCCGGCTCCTGTAAGAGGAACCGTTGTTAAAAGGGCATCGGGTAAAAAATATAAATTATTATTGATTGGTACTTCCACCGGTGGGCCTGTGGCCTTGCAGAAGATATTGACTCAACTACCGGCAAATTATCCCCATCCTATTTTATTAATTCAGCATATGCCGGCAGCCTTTACTCCAGCATTTGCCAGTCGCTTAAATGGACTTTGTAAAATTCAGGTAAAAGAGGCACAAAATGGAGACCAATTAAGACCAGGCTCCGCATATCTGGCTCCTGGCGGGATGCAGATGATGCTTGAGAGAGGTGGTGCTCATGGTCGGATTAAAATCGTCGCCGGTAGTGCAGATATGAATTACAAGCCCAGTGTCGATATTACGTTTGCTTCAGCTTCAAAAATATCCGGAAGGGAGACGATGGCAGTGGTCTTAACCGGAATGGGAGCCGATGGAAGAGAAGGGGCCAGAATGCTTAAGAGTGCCGGTGCTACTATCTGGGCACAAGATGAAGCCAGTTGTATCGTCTATGGTATGCCTCAAGCTGTGACTGCCGCCGGGATATCGAGTCAATCGATAGCGCTGGATGATATGGCCGAAGCTATTTTAAGAGAATCCAGCCATGGCTAG
- a CDS encoding chemotaxis protein CheA, protein MSFDVDEEILQDFLIEAGEILELLSEQLVTLENNPEDTELLNAIFRGFHTVKGGAGFLSLGPMVDVCHEAENTFDLLRTGKREVSSELMDIILQAVDAINAMFAQTQAGVEQDPADAELLANLKLLSSGAPLPSEGAAQEAPASDDSIELFDQAPAADDSGIELFDEAPAPAVQAPETTVAGAGSGSGNGSIDEIDESEFEALLDALHGAANGPTGSKDSKSDAPETPASSDITDDEFESLLDELHGSGQFKNKDAQVAPPVEPAPPAVDSDDISDDEFEKLLDELHGSGGAPKAVSPAPVASQPKSSPAAPATPVAKPAAKAPVAKAAPKAVAKAAPANMPQAETTVRVDTARLDQIMNMVGELVLVRNRLISLGINRDDEELSKALANLDLVTADLQGAVMKTRMQPIKKVFGRFPRVVRDLARTLNKEIDLRMIGEDTDLDKNLVEALADPLVHLVRNSVDHGIEMPADREATGKSRTGTITLSASQEGDHILLKIEDDGAGMDPNKLKEIAISRGVLDEDAASRMSDEEAYNLIFAPGFSTKVEISDISGRGVGMDVVKTRIAQLNGTIHIDSLQGKGTRLEIKVPLTLAIMPTLMVEVATQVFALPLSSVSEIFHLDLTKTNIVDGQLTVIVREKAVPLFYLEHWLSRKQTGFKHGDKEHGHVVIVQLGTMQIGFVVDSLIGQEEVVIKPLGTLLHGTPGMAGATITSDGGIALILDVPGLLKNYAKK, encoded by the coding sequence ATGTCATTTGATGTTGATGAAGAGATACTGCAGGACTTTTTGATCGAAGCTGGTGAAATTTTAGAGCTTTTGTCTGAACAGTTAGTCACTCTGGAAAATAATCCAGAAGATACGGAACTGCTAAACGCAATCTTTCGAGGTTTCCATACCGTAAAAGGCGGTGCTGGATTTCTTAGCTTAGGCCCAATGGTCGATGTGTGTCATGAAGCCGAGAATACCTTCGATCTGTTGCGGACAGGTAAGCGAGAAGTATCTTCAGAATTGATGGATATCATTCTGCAAGCAGTGGATGCCATCAACGCAATGTTTGCTCAGACTCAGGCAGGTGTCGAGCAAGACCCCGCCGATGCAGAACTATTAGCCAACTTAAAATTACTGAGCTCAGGTGCTCCTCTTCCCAGTGAAGGTGCTGCCCAGGAGGCTCCAGCCTCCGACGACTCAATTGAGTTATTCGATCAAGCTCCGGCAGCGGATGATTCGGGTATCGAGCTGTTTGATGAGGCACCTGCACCAGCAGTCCAAGCCCCGGAAACCACAGTCGCTGGAGCTGGTAGCGGCTCTGGCAACGGCAGTATTGATGAAATTGATGAGTCAGAATTTGAGGCGCTTCTCGATGCTCTTCACGGTGCGGCGAATGGTCCTACCGGTTCTAAGGATTCTAAATCTGATGCTCCTGAAACTCCTGCAAGCAGTGATATCACAGACGATGAGTTTGAGTCACTGCTCGATGAACTGCATGGCTCTGGTCAGTTTAAAAATAAGGATGCACAAGTTGCCCCACCAGTTGAGCCTGCGCCTCCAGCGGTAGATTCCGACGACATATCTGATGATGAATTTGAAAAATTACTCGATGAATTGCATGGTTCGGGTGGAGCCCCCAAAGCTGTCAGCCCAGCTCCTGTAGCTAGCCAGCCTAAGAGTTCACCTGCAGCTCCAGCAACCCCAGTTGCCAAGCCTGCTGCGAAAGCGCCGGTAGCTAAAGCGGCACCTAAGGCTGTAGCCAAAGCGGCACCGGCGAATATGCCACAAGCGGAAACGACAGTTCGTGTCGATACTGCAAGGCTCGATCAGATCATGAATATGGTCGGTGAGTTAGTGTTAGTGAGAAACCGCCTTATCAGCTTAGGGATTAACCGGGACGATGAGGAACTCTCTAAGGCCTTGGCTAATCTGGATCTTGTTACCGCCGATCTTCAAGGTGCGGTGATGAAGACTCGCATGCAGCCGATTAAGAAGGTCTTTGGCCGTTTCCCTCGAGTCGTGCGTGATTTAGCCCGTACCCTGAATAAAGAAATTGATCTGAGAATGATCGGTGAAGATACCGATTTAGATAAGAATCTTGTCGAAGCACTTGCCGATCCATTGGTTCACTTGGTTAGAAACTCTGTCGACCACGGCATCGAGATGCCAGCAGACAGAGAAGCTACGGGTAAATCCAGAACGGGTACCATAACCCTTTCTGCTAGTCAGGAAGGTGATCACATCCTATTGAAGATTGAGGATGACGGCGCCGGAATGGATCCAAATAAACTTAAAGAGATCGCCATAAGTCGTGGTGTGCTCGATGAAGATGCCGCGTCAAGAATGTCTGACGAAGAGGCGTATAACCTGATTTTTGCTCCAGGTTTCTCAACCAAAGTTGAGATCTCCGATATTTCGGGGCGTGGCGTCGGAATGGATGTGGTTAAAACCCGTATTGCTCAATTGAACGGAACCATTCATATCGACTCCTTGCAAGGTAAGGGAACTCGATTAGAGATTAAAGTACCGTTAACGCTCGCGATTATGCCGACATTAATGGTTGAAGTTGCAACACAAGTCTTCGCACTGCCTCTATCAAGTGTGAGTGAAATATTCCACCTCGATCTGACTAAGACAAATATCGTCGATGGTCAGCTGACAGTAATCGTTCGGGAAAAGGCCGTGCCTCTGTTCTATCTAGAGCACTGGCTTAGCCGAAAACAGACCGGGTTTAAGCATGGTGATAAAGAGCATGGCCATGTGGTTATTGTTCAACTTGGCACTATGCAGATAGGTTTTGTGGTTGATTCTCTTATTGGTCAAGAAGAAGTTGTTATTAAGCCTCTGGGCACCTTGTTGCATGGAACACCAGGCATGGCAGGGGCCACAATTACATCTGACGGTGGTATTGCACTGATCCTTGATGTACCTGGTTTGCTGAAGAATTACGCAAAAAAATAA
- a CDS encoding protein phosphatase CheZ, whose translation MQAITSGLISLEQANKLVELLTEGQQEQADELVRDIATPIQKELFDEVGRLTRQLHSAIVDFQVDDRLITLASTEIPDAKERLTYVIDMTEQAANKTMDAVEECLPLAEALTTNIQSVKPTWGKLMRRDIELNEFKVLCHDVQQFVDRSELDSIRLRELLNEILLAQDFQDLTGQMIRRVIDLVREVENNLVSMLTVFGEQPVSEDTPITSSNVEAEGPIMNAEERDDVVTGQDEVDDLLSSLGF comes from the coding sequence ATGCAGGCTATAACTTCAGGGCTCATTTCGTTAGAGCAAGCAAATAAACTTGTCGAACTGCTGACCGAAGGCCAGCAAGAGCAAGCCGACGAGTTGGTCAGGGACATTGCAACGCCAATTCAAAAAGAACTGTTCGATGAGGTTGGAAGACTGACTCGACAGCTTCACAGTGCCATTGTTGATTTTCAGGTCGATGACAGACTGATCACATTAGCGAGTACTGAGATCCCTGACGCTAAAGAACGCCTAACATATGTCATCGATATGACAGAGCAAGCTGCAAATAAAACCATGGATGCTGTTGAGGAGTGTCTGCCTTTGGCAGAGGCTCTGACAACGAATATTCAATCGGTAAAACCAACATGGGGTAAGCTCATGAGGCGTGATATCGAACTGAATGAATTTAAGGTTCTTTGTCATGACGTTCAGCAGTTTGTCGATCGAAGCGAATTAGATTCGATTCGTTTAAGAGAGCTACTAAATGAAATTTTATTGGCTCAAGATTTCCAAGATTTAACAGGGCAGATGATTCGAAGGGTCATCGACTTAGTACGTGAAGTCGAAAATAACTTAGTTTCTATGCTTACTGTATTTGGTGAACAGCCCGTTAGTGAGGACACACCAATCACGAGCAGCAATGTTGAAGCCGAGGGGCCTATCATGAATGCAGAGGAACGTGATGATGTTGTCACAGGTCAAGACGAAGTCGATGATCTGCTTTCGAGTCTGGGTTTCTAA
- the cheY gene encoding chemotaxis response regulator CheY, with product MDKNMKILVVDDFSTMRRIIKNLLRDLGFNNTQEADDGSTALPMLQKGDFDFVVTDWNMPGMQGIDLLKAIRADDELKHLPVLMVTAEAKREQIIAAAQAGVNGYVVKPFTAATLKEKLDKIFERLG from the coding sequence TTGGACAAGAATATGAAGATTCTCGTTGTTGACGATTTCTCAACAATGAGGCGTATCATCAAGAACTTGTTAAGAGACTTGGGTTTTAATAACACTCAAGAAGCAGATGACGGTTCAACAGCACTGCCTATGTTGCAAAAAGGCGACTTCGATTTTGTCGTGACCGATTGGAATATGCCTGGCATGCAGGGAATCGATCTATTAAAAGCGATTCGTGCAGACGATGAGTTAAAGCACCTCCCTGTGCTGATGGTTACTGCAGAAGCAAAAAGAGAGCAGATCATCGCAGCAGCGCAAGCGGGTGTGAATGGTTATGTTGTTAAGCCTTTTACAGCCGCTACGTTAAAAGAGAAGTTAGACAAAATTTTTGAACGACTCGGATAA
- a CDS encoding RNA polymerase sigma factor FliA codes for MSKAAAYTCLDNKASIVEQYAPLVKKIAHHLLARLPASVQLDDLLQAGMMGLLEASSKFDGSKGAKFETFAGIRIRGSMLDEIRRGDWVPRSVHRNQRRVAQVIDELGQELGRDAVDSEIAQRLDMSLDEYHHILNDVSVGKVVGIEDLGVSVDVVSHEEVQQDDIFESIADVEFHKALVEAIKLLPERDGLVLSLYYDEALNLKEIGAILEVSESRVSQILSQAMLRLKAKLKHWTTK; via the coding sequence GTGAGTAAAGCCGCTGCGTATACTTGTTTAGATAATAAAGCCTCAATAGTTGAACAGTATGCACCGTTGGTTAAAAAGATTGCCCACCATCTGTTAGCGCGTTTACCGGCATCGGTTCAACTCGATGACCTGTTGCAAGCCGGAATGATGGGGCTTCTCGAAGCTTCTTCGAAGTTTGATGGTAGCAAAGGGGCAAAATTTGAAACTTTTGCAGGCATTCGGATCCGTGGTTCGATGCTTGATGAGATCCGTCGGGGAGACTGGGTTCCGCGTTCGGTTCATCGTAATCAAAGGCGCGTTGCTCAGGTTATCGATGAATTAGGGCAAGAGCTAGGCAGAGATGCCGTTGACAGCGAAATTGCACAGCGACTTGATATGTCGCTCGATGAGTACCATCATATTCTAAATGATGTTTCAGTGGGTAAAGTTGTTGGTATCGAAGATTTAGGTGTGTCGGTTGATGTTGTTAGCCATGAAGAGGTTCAGCAGGACGATATATTTGAGTCGATAGCAGACGTAGAATTTCATAAGGCATTAGTGGAAGCTATCAAGCTTTTGCCTGAGAGAGATGGATTAGTTTTGTCGCTTTATTATGACGAAGCACTGAATTTAAAAGAAATTGGGGCCATTCTTGAAGTTAGCGAGTCGCGGGTAAGCCAGATATTGAGTCAGGCGATGCTCAGACTTAAAGCTAAACTTAAGCATTGGACAACAAAATAA
- a CDS encoding MinD/ParA family protein, producing the protein MSRDQASGLRMMNQPYNEKVKVIAVSGGKGGVGKTSVSINTAVALAEKGKRVLVLDADLGLANVDIMLGLRADRNLSHVLSGDAELDDIIVRGPKGIGIIPATSGTQAMVELSQAQHAGLIRAFSEMRTQFDILIVDTAAGISDMVLSFSRASQDVLVVVCDEPTSITDAYALIKILSREHGVFRFKIVANMVRSLREGMELFAKLSKVTDRFLDVALELVATIPFDENLRKSVRKQKLIVEAYPKSPASIAYHGLANKIISWPIPQQPGGHLEFFVERLVQRPEYQEDRTSE; encoded by the coding sequence ATGAGTCGGGATCAAGCAAGTGGTTTACGTATGATGAATCAACCTTATAACGAAAAAGTAAAAGTAATCGCGGTTTCCGGTGGTAAAGGTGGCGTGGGTAAAACCAGTGTCTCTATCAATACCGCTGTCGCCTTGGCTGAAAAAGGAAAGCGTGTATTAGTCCTGGATGCTGATTTAGGCTTGGCTAATGTCGATATTATGTTGGGGTTACGAGCCGATCGTAACTTATCACATGTATTATCGGGAGATGCAGAGCTGGATGATATTATCGTTCGTGGGCCTAAAGGTATCGGTATTATTCCGGCGACCTCGGGAACACAGGCGATGGTTGAACTGTCTCAGGCACAGCACGCCGGTTTAATTCGAGCCTTTAGTGAGATGCGTACTCAATTCGACATTTTAATTGTCGATACTGCGGCAGGTATCTCAGATATGGTATTGAGTTTTTCTCGGGCTTCTCAAGATGTGCTAGTAGTAGTCTGTGATGAACCGACATCGATCACCGATGCTTATGCCTTAATAAAGATATTGAGTCGTGAGCATGGTGTTTTCCGTTTTAAAATAGTTGCCAATATGGTGAGAAGTTTACGGGAAGGGATGGAACTCTTTGCTAAACTTAGTAAAGTTACGGATCGTTTCTTAGATGTCGCGTTGGAATTAGTTGCAACGATACCTTTCGATGAAAATTTACGTAAATCTGTACGTAAACAAAAATTGATCGTAGAGGCGTACCCTAAATCGCCGGCATCAATTGCTTATCATGGCCTGGCCAATAAGATAATTAGTTGGCCGATACCTCAGCAACCAGGTGGTCATCTTGAATTTTTTGTCGAGCGATTAGTACAACGACCTGAGTATCAAGAGGATAGGACGAGTGAGTAA
- the flhF gene encoding flagellar biosynthesis protein FlhF, whose amino-acid sequence MKIKRFLAKDMRTALAQVKETLGSDAVIMSNKKVTGGIEIVAAVDYDEPKPKLQQAANAAPTSSFLDLAEEKISLGSKRPVRTESKIKPAPAADSLQALLERQQSRVNQQVGHKSDELDMPEWAKGLQAPSVNARVAEPEAKPFSGRSGHESKVKPNQEFDAMREELASLRNLLTHQVTSLLTEQKSRVNPVGAMLESKLLDAEFSPAVATKLSDLSEHYTPAELVRTLPRSLANMLDNQGDDIVRQGGVVAFVGPTGVGKTTTVAKLAARYVAHHGADQVALITTDHYRIGAFEQLATYGKIMGCPVKQAHDLSELEQILYQFRNRKLVLIDTAGMGQRDIRLFQQLDNLAANSRIPIRSYLVLSSTGQRRVLEDAVAQFKRIPLSGAVLTKLDESISLAPALSVLIQSGLPLSYVTDGQRVPEDMQVADTLALANKALSVLDKKEHLVQNNERSDERAYAFE is encoded by the coding sequence GTGAAGATTAAACGATTTTTAGCAAAAGATATGCGCACAGCTCTCGCCCAGGTTAAAGAGACCTTAGGTTCAGATGCCGTGATTATGTCCAACAAGAAAGTGACGGGTGGCATAGAGATAGTGGCGGCTGTCGATTACGACGAGCCTAAGCCCAAATTGCAGCAAGCTGCAAATGCTGCTCCCACGTCATCATTTCTGGATCTGGCAGAAGAGAAAATTTCTCTTGGGTCAAAAAGACCCGTTCGGACGGAATCAAAAATTAAGCCGGCTCCTGCCGCTGATTCATTGCAAGCCCTGTTAGAGAGACAACAGAGTCGTGTTAACCAGCAGGTCGGTCACAAATCTGATGAGCTGGATATGCCCGAGTGGGCAAAAGGGTTACAAGCTCCATCTGTTAATGCGAGAGTAGCCGAACCCGAAGCAAAGCCATTTAGTGGTCGAAGCGGGCATGAATCTAAAGTTAAACCGAATCAAGAGTTTGATGCGATGCGTGAAGAGTTAGCCTCTCTGCGTAATTTATTGACTCATCAGGTGACGTCGTTACTGACGGAGCAAAAGAGTCGGGTTAATCCTGTCGGTGCCATGTTAGAAAGTAAATTGCTGGATGCCGAGTTTTCACCGGCAGTGGCAACAAAGCTTTCCGATTTGAGTGAACATTATACTCCGGCCGAACTCGTCAGAACTTTGCCGCGCAGTTTGGCCAATATGTTAGATAATCAAGGTGATGATATCGTTCGTCAGGGTGGTGTCGTCGCATTTGTTGGCCCTACAGGGGTCGGCAAAACAACAACTGTTGCAAAATTAGCCGCCAGATATGTTGCACACCATGGTGCAGATCAAGTTGCATTGATTACAACCGATCATTATCGCATAGGAGCCTTTGAGCAATTGGCTACCTATGGCAAAATAATGGGGTGTCCGGTAAAGCAGGCACACGATCTCAGTGAGTTGGAACAAATTCTTTATCAGTTCAGGAATCGCAAGCTAGTATTGATAGATACGGCGGGTATGGGTCAACGAGATATCAGGCTTTTCCAACAACTTGATAATTTAGCTGCAAATAGCAGAATACCTATACGCAGTTATCTGGTACTGTCTTCTACAGGGCAGAGAAGGGTCTTAGAGGACGCCGTAGCGCAGTTTAAACGTATTCCGCTATCGGGAGCCGTGTTGACTAAGCTCGACGAATCAATTTCTTTAGCTCCAGCATTGAGCGTATTGATACAAAGTGGGTTACCATTAAGTTATGTAACTGACGGGCAAAGAGTTCCAGAAGATATGCAAGTTGCTGATACCTTAGCTTTAGCCAATAAAGCGTTATCGGTATTAGATAAGAAAGAACACTTAGTACAGAACAATGAACGGTCAGATGAAAGGGCCTATGCATTTGAGTAA